A single window of Mycolicibacterium madagascariense DNA harbors:
- a CDS encoding type 1 glutamine amidotransferase: protein MSESTVRIGLVLPDVMGTYGDGGNAVVLRQRLRLRGFDAEVVEINLADPVPESLDLYTLGGAEDYAQRLATKHLVRHPGLQRAIERGAPVLAICAAIQVLGHWYETSSGERVDGVGVLDVTTSPQPKRTIGEVVSQPLLPGLDQRLTGFENHRGGTTLGPDARPLATVLSGAGNRAGDGVDGAVQGSIVATYLHGPCLARNPQLADHLLARVVGELAPLQLDEVDRLRRERLAAPRRA from the coding sequence GTGAGTGAGTCGACCGTCCGCATCGGGCTGGTGCTGCCCGACGTCATGGGCACCTACGGCGACGGCGGCAACGCCGTGGTCCTTCGACAACGCTTGCGGCTCAGGGGTTTCGACGCCGAGGTCGTCGAGATCAACTTGGCGGACCCGGTGCCCGAGTCGTTGGACCTGTACACCCTCGGCGGCGCCGAGGACTACGCCCAGCGGCTGGCGACCAAGCATCTGGTCCGCCACCCCGGGCTGCAGCGGGCCATCGAGCGGGGTGCGCCGGTGCTCGCGATCTGCGCGGCGATCCAGGTGCTCGGCCACTGGTACGAGACGTCGTCCGGCGAACGGGTCGACGGGGTGGGCGTGCTCGACGTGACGACGTCGCCGCAGCCGAAGCGGACCATCGGCGAGGTGGTGTCCCAGCCCCTGCTGCCCGGCCTCGACCAACGCCTGACCGGCTTCGAGAACCACCGCGGCGGAACGACTTTGGGGCCTGACGCCCGGCCGCTGGCCACCGTGCTCAGCGGCGCGGGCAATCGCGCCGGCGACGGTGTCGACGGTGCGGTGCAGGGCAGCATCGTCGCCACGTATCTGCACGGCCCGTGTCTGGCCCGCAACCCGCAACTGGCCGACCACCTGCTGGCGCGCGTGGTGGGTGAGCTGGCCCCGCTGCAGCTCGACGAGGTCGACCGGCTGCGGCGGGAACGGCTGGCAGCGCCCCGCCGGGCCTAG
- the recR gene encoding recombination mediator RecR encodes MFEGPVQDLIDELGKLPGIGPKSAQRIAFHLLSVEPPDIDRLTAVLARVRDGVTFCAVCGNVSDHERCRICSDTRRDASLVCVVEEPKDVQAVERTREFRGRYHVLGGALDPLSGVGPEQLRIRELLNRIGERVDGVDVAEVIIATDPNTEGEATATYLVRMLRDIPGLTVTRIASGLPMGGDLEFADELTLGRALTGRRSMA; translated from the coding sequence TTGTTCGAGGGTCCGGTCCAGGATCTCATCGACGAACTGGGCAAGCTGCCGGGCATCGGCCCGAAGAGCGCGCAGCGCATCGCCTTTCACCTGCTGTCGGTCGAGCCGCCCGACATCGACCGGCTGACGGCCGTGCTCGCCAGGGTCCGCGACGGGGTGACGTTCTGCGCGGTGTGCGGCAACGTCTCCGACCACGAACGCTGCCGCATCTGCTCGGACACGCGACGGGACGCCTCCCTGGTGTGCGTCGTCGAGGAGCCCAAGGACGTGCAGGCCGTCGAGCGCACCCGGGAGTTCCGCGGGCGCTACCACGTGCTGGGCGGAGCGTTGGATCCCCTCTCCGGCGTGGGACCCGAACAACTGCGAATTCGCGAGCTGCTCAACAGGATTGGCGAACGGGTCGACGGCGTCGACGTCGCGGAGGTCATCATCGCAACCGACCCCAACACCGAGGGCGAAGCCACCGCGACCTACCTGGTGCGGATGCTGCGCGACATACCCGGGCTGACCGTCACCCGCATCGCGTCGGGCCTGCCGATGGGTGGTGACCTGGAGTTCGCCGACGAGCTGACGCTGGGACGCGCTCTCACCGGCCGTCGGTCGATGGCCTGA
- a CDS encoding YbaB/EbfC family nucleoid-associated protein, translating into MQPGQQPDMSALLAQAQQMQQQLMEAQESLAVAEVQGQAGGGLVQVTMKGSGEVTAVTIDPKVVDPDDVETLQDLVVGAVRDAAHQVTVMAQSRLGPLAGGLGGLDIPGL; encoded by the coding sequence ATGCAACCCGGCCAACAGCCAGACATGTCGGCGCTGCTTGCGCAGGCGCAGCAGATGCAGCAGCAGCTGATGGAGGCCCAGGAGTCGCTCGCGGTCGCCGAGGTTCAGGGGCAGGCGGGCGGCGGCCTGGTGCAGGTGACCATGAAGGGCAGCGGCGAGGTCACCGCCGTGACGATCGACCCCAAGGTCGTCGACCCCGACGACGTCGAGACGCTGCAGGATCTCGTCGTCGGCGCCGTGCGGGACGCCGCCCACCAGGTCACCGTGATGGCGCAGAGCAGGCTCGGCCCCCTCGCGGGTGGGCTTGGCGGCCTCGACATTCCGGGGCTCTGA
- a CDS encoding Rv3717 family N-acetylmuramoyl-L-alanine amidase produces the protein MHVPAFLRVGAALAATVLVAASSAPIAAAAPSNIAGMIVFLDPGHNGANDASLTTQVPTGRGGTKDCQTSGTATDSGYPEHTFNWETVLRIRAELTQLGVRTAMSRGDDTGVAPCVDQRAAMANALAPDAIVSIHADGGPPTGRGFHVNYSSPPLNAAQAGPSLQLAQTMRNQLQAAGLMPANYIGQGGLYPRSDLTGLNLAQYPAVLVELGNMKNPADAALIESPDGRQKYADAVVRGIASFLATRPARTAVQPS, from the coding sequence GTGCACGTACCTGCCTTCTTGCGTGTTGGCGCAGCTCTGGCCGCCACCGTGCTGGTCGCCGCTTCGTCGGCGCCGATCGCTGCGGCGGCCCCCTCGAACATCGCCGGCATGATCGTGTTCCTCGACCCGGGCCACAACGGCGCCAACGACGCGTCCCTCACCACGCAGGTCCCGACGGGGCGCGGCGGCACCAAGGACTGTCAGACCAGCGGGACGGCGACCGACAGCGGCTACCCCGAGCACACCTTCAACTGGGAGACCGTGCTGCGCATCCGCGCCGAGCTGACCCAGCTGGGCGTGCGCACCGCCATGTCGCGGGGTGACGACACCGGCGTCGCCCCCTGCGTGGACCAACGCGCCGCGATGGCCAACGCGCTGGCGCCCGACGCCATCGTGTCCATCCACGCCGACGGCGGACCGCCCACCGGGCGCGGCTTCCACGTCAACTACTCGTCTCCGCCGCTCAACGCCGCGCAGGCGGGCCCGTCGCTGCAGCTGGCCCAGACCATGCGCAACCAGTTGCAGGCCGCGGGCCTGATGCCCGCCAACTACATCGGCCAGGGCGGGCTGTATCCGCGCTCGGACCTGACCGGGTTGAACCTCGCGCAGTATCCGGCCGTCCTCGTCGAGCTCGGCAACATGAAGAACCCCGCCGACGCGGCGCTCATCGAGAGTCCCGACGGCCGCCAGAAGTACGCCGACGCGGTAGTACGCGGCATCGCCAGCTTCCTGGCGACCAGGCCCGCGCGGACCGCGGTGCAGCCCAGCTAG
- a CDS encoding SRPBCC family protein produces MGQVSASSTVLIKAEPDAVLEAVMDYRTVRPKILSSHYRDYAVLEGGQGAGTVATWKLHATESRVRDVKASVDIAGHTVIEKDANSTMVTNYTVAPAGDHSASVTVKTSWQGAGGVKGFFEKTFAPLGLRKIQAEVLGNLKTLIENG; encoded by the coding sequence ATGGGACAGGTCAGCGCCTCCAGCACCGTCTTGATCAAGGCCGAGCCCGACGCCGTGCTCGAGGCCGTCATGGACTACCGGACGGTGCGCCCCAAGATCCTGTCGTCGCACTACCGGGACTACGCGGTCCTCGAGGGTGGCCAGGGCGCGGGCACCGTCGCCACGTGGAAGCTGCACGCCACCGAGTCGCGGGTCCGTGACGTGAAGGCCAGCGTCGACATCGCTGGACACACGGTGATCGAGAAGGACGCAAACTCCACGATGGTCACCAACTACACCGTCGCGCCGGCCGGCGACCACAGCGCTTCGGTCACCGTGAAGACGTCGTGGCAAGGAGCGGGCGGCGTCAAGGGCTTCTTCGAGAAGACGTTCGCCCCGCTCGGTCTGCGCAAGATCCAGGCCGAGGTGCTGGGCAACCTGAAGACGCTGATCGAGAACGGCTAG
- a CDS encoding FAD-binding oxidoreductase, with protein sequence MTVASVEAQSAHAAGVERLLASYRAIPQNATVRLAKPTSNLFRAREKATAKGLDVSGLTGVISVDPDARTADVAGMCTYEDLVAATLPYGLSPLVVPQLKTITLGGAVTGLGIESASFRNGLPHESVLEMDVLVGSGEIVTASRDEHADLFSAFPNSYGTLGYSVRLKIELETVKPFVALRHLRFTSVADLVDAMERIVETGGLDGTPVDYLDGVVFSADESYLCVGVQTSTPGPVSDYTGQDVYYRSIQHASGEKHDRLTIHDYLWRWDTDWFWCSRAFGAQNPTIRRFWPRRFRRSSFYWKLIAYDRRFDIADRLEKRQGRPPLERVVQDIEVPIGRTAEFVDWFLQNVPIEPIWLCPLRLRDDAGWPLYPIAAHHTYVNIGFWSSVPATATEGQTNRLIEQKVSELDGHKSLYSDAYYSPEEFSELYGGETYATVKKTYDPDSRLLDLYAKAVQRR encoded by the coding sequence GTGACTGTTGCATCCGTAGAAGCGCAGTCGGCCCACGCAGCTGGCGTGGAGAGACTGTTGGCGAGCTATCGCGCCATCCCCCAGAATGCCACCGTCCGGCTGGCGAAGCCCACCTCGAACCTGTTCCGTGCGCGGGAGAAGGCGACCGCGAAGGGTCTGGACGTCTCCGGCCTGACGGGTGTCATCTCCGTCGATCCGGATGCCCGCACCGCGGACGTCGCCGGCATGTGCACCTACGAGGACCTCGTCGCGGCGACGCTGCCGTACGGGTTGTCGCCGCTGGTGGTCCCGCAGCTCAAGACCATCACCCTGGGCGGCGCGGTGACGGGGCTCGGCATCGAGTCCGCGTCGTTCCGCAATGGTCTGCCGCACGAGTCGGTGCTGGAGATGGACGTCCTGGTGGGCAGTGGCGAGATCGTCACCGCGAGCCGGGATGAGCACGCCGACCTCTTCAGCGCCTTTCCCAATTCCTATGGGACGCTTGGCTATTCGGTTCGGCTCAAGATCGAGCTGGAGACCGTGAAGCCGTTCGTCGCCCTGCGGCACCTGCGGTTCACGTCGGTGGCCGACCTGGTCGACGCCATGGAGCGCATCGTCGAGACGGGCGGCCTGGACGGCACGCCAGTCGACTACCTCGACGGGGTGGTGTTCAGCGCCGACGAGTCCTACCTGTGCGTGGGCGTGCAGACGTCGACGCCGGGCCCGGTCAGCGACTACACCGGACAGGACGTCTACTACCGGTCGATCCAGCATGCGAGCGGCGAGAAGCACGACCGGCTCACCATCCACGACTATCTGTGGCGCTGGGACACCGACTGGTTCTGGTGCTCGCGGGCCTTCGGCGCGCAGAACCCGACGATCCGCCGGTTCTGGCCGCGGCGCTTCCGCCGCAGCAGCTTCTACTGGAAGCTGATCGCCTACGACCGCCGCTTCGACATCGCCGACCGCCTCGAGAAGCGCCAGGGCAGGCCGCCGCTGGAGCGGGTCGTGCAGGACATCGAGGTGCCCATCGGCCGGACGGCCGAGTTCGTCGACTGGTTCCTCCAGAACGTGCCGATCGAGCCGATCTGGCTGTGCCCACTGCGGCTGCGCGACGACGCGGGTTGGCCGCTGTACCCCATTGCGGCCCATCACACCTACGTCAACATAGGCTTCTGGTCATCGGTGCCGGCGACTGCCACCGAAGGCCAGACCAATCGTCTGATCGAGCAGAAGGTCAGCGAATTGGATGGTCACAAGTCTCTGTACTCCGACGCCTACTACTCCCCCGAAGAGTTCAGCGAACTCTATGGCGGGGAGACCTACGCGACGGTCAAGAAGACCTACGACCCGGATTCACGGCTGCTCGATCTGTATGCGAAGGCGGTACAGAGGCGATGA
- a CDS encoding class I SAM-dependent methyltransferase — MTTYKEDAAHAGAGKLTLAEILEIFTSGDALPLKFTAYDGSSTGPQDAQLGLDLKTPRGTTYLATAPGDLGLARAYVSGDLEPLGVHPGDPYDLLRALTDKLDFKRPPARLLANIVRSIGFEHLRPIAPPPQEALPRWRRIAEGLRHSKTRDADAIHHHYDVSNTFYEWVLGPSMTYTCACYPEADATLEEAQENKYRLVFEKLKLQPGDRLLDVGCGWGSMVRYAARHGVKAVGVTLSKEQAAWAKKAIADEGLSHLAEVRHGDYRDVRESGFDAVSSIGLTEHIGVHNYPSYFRFLKSKMRTGALLLNHCITRPDNRAGATAGGFIDRYVFPDGELTGSGRIITEAQDVGLEVVHEENLRHHYAMTLRDWCANLVEHWDEAVAEVGLPTAKVWGLYMAGSRLGFETNVVQLHQILAVKLDNHGGDGGLPLRPWWSA; from the coding sequence ATGACGACGTACAAGGAAGACGCGGCGCATGCCGGCGCAGGCAAGCTCACGCTGGCCGAGATCCTCGAGATCTTCACCTCGGGCGATGCCCTGCCGTTGAAGTTCACCGCCTACGACGGCAGCTCCACGGGCCCGCAGGACGCTCAGCTCGGACTCGACCTGAAGACGCCGCGCGGCACCACCTACCTCGCCACCGCTCCCGGTGACCTCGGGTTGGCGCGCGCGTACGTGTCCGGTGACCTCGAGCCGCTGGGCGTGCACCCGGGTGACCCCTACGATCTGCTGCGCGCGCTGACCGACAAGCTCGACTTCAAGCGGCCCCCGGCCCGGCTGCTCGCCAACATCGTCCGCTCGATCGGCTTCGAGCACCTGCGGCCCATCGCCCCGCCGCCGCAGGAGGCGCTGCCCCGCTGGCGTCGTATTGCAGAAGGGTTGCGACACAGCAAGACTCGTGACGCCGACGCCATCCACCACCACTACGACGTCTCGAATACGTTCTACGAGTGGGTGCTTGGCCCGTCGATGACCTACACCTGCGCCTGCTACCCCGAGGCCGACGCGACTCTCGAAGAGGCGCAGGAGAACAAGTACCGCCTGGTGTTCGAGAAGCTGAAGCTACAGCCGGGTGACCGGTTGCTCGACGTGGGCTGCGGCTGGGGCAGCATGGTGCGCTACGCCGCGCGTCACGGCGTCAAGGCCGTCGGCGTCACGCTGTCGAAGGAGCAGGCGGCCTGGGCCAAGAAGGCCATCGCCGACGAGGGGTTGTCCCACCTGGCCGAGGTGCGCCACGGCGACTACCGCGACGTGCGCGAGTCGGGATTCGACGCGGTGTCCTCGATCGGGCTCACCGAACACATCGGCGTGCACAACTACCCGTCGTACTTCCGCTTCCTGAAGTCCAAGATGCGCACGGGCGCTTTGCTTCTCAATCACTGCATCACCCGGCCGGACAACCGCGCGGGAGCCACGGCAGGCGGTTTCATCGACCGCTACGTCTTCCCCGACGGGGAGCTCACGGGGTCCGGGCGCATCATCACCGAGGCGCAGGACGTCGGGCTCGAGGTCGTGCACGAGGAGAACCTGCGCCACCACTACGCGATGACGCTGCGCGACTGGTGTGCGAACCTCGTCGAGCATTGGGACGAGGCCGTCGCCGAGGTCGGGCTTCCCACCGCGAAGGTGTGGGGCCTGTACATGGCCGGGTCGCGGCTGGGCTTCGAGACGAATGTCGTTCAGCTGCACCAGATCCTGGCCGTCAAGCTCGACAATCACGGTGGCGACGGCGGCCTGCCGCTGCGCCCGTGGTGGTCCGCCTAG
- a CDS encoding DNA polymerase III subunits gamma/tau, giving the protein MALYRKYRPASFAEVVGQEHVTEPLSTALESGRINHAYLFSGPRGCGKTSSARILARSLNCEKGPTPTPCGVCDSCVALAPNGPGNVDVVELDAASHGGVDDTRELRDRAFYAPAQSRYRIFIVDEAHMVTTAGFNALLKIVEEPPEHLIFVFATTEPEKVLPTIRSRTHHYPFRLLAPKTMRGLLERICAQEDVLVDDAVYPLVIRAGGGSPRDTLSVLDQLLAGSDGNRVVYARALALLGATDLALIDASVDALAAGDAAALFGAVESLIDAGHDPRRFATDLLERFRDLIVLQAVPDAAARGVVDAPDDVLERMRDQAARLGPATLTRYAEVVHAGLGEMRGATAPRLLLEVVCARLLLPSASDTEAALLQRIERIETRMNVSIPAGEASQAAAAVQAAPAKQFTRRSHAVEPAAPAGPVAPAPPAPAEPAPAVTVAAAEPAPVAAAPPVPEPAPVTPAPVASAASGQPDAAAVRTMWPTVREKVRERRRPTDVMLDGAIVVAVEGDTLVLSHVSAPLAKRLNETRNVEIIRDSLKDALGVNWNIRCEAGSPTEAAAPTRPQQQPVAAPPPPPEEDDEESMLAQAVHEETGPRRDPEEVALELLQSELGARRIDG; this is encoded by the coding sequence GTGGCTCTCTACCGGAAGTATCGACCCGCGTCCTTCGCCGAGGTGGTCGGCCAGGAGCACGTCACCGAGCCGCTGTCGACCGCGCTCGAGTCGGGCCGCATCAACCACGCCTATCTGTTCTCCGGGCCGCGCGGGTGCGGCAAGACGTCGTCGGCGCGCATCCTGGCCCGCTCGCTGAACTGCGAGAAGGGGCCGACGCCGACGCCGTGCGGGGTGTGTGACTCCTGTGTCGCGCTGGCCCCGAACGGCCCGGGCAACGTCGACGTCGTCGAACTCGACGCGGCCAGCCACGGTGGCGTCGACGACACACGCGAGCTGCGCGACCGCGCCTTCTATGCACCCGCCCAGTCGCGCTACCGCATCTTCATCGTCGACGAGGCGCACATGGTCACCACCGCGGGCTTCAACGCGCTGCTGAAGATCGTCGAGGAGCCGCCGGAGCACCTCATCTTCGTGTTCGCGACGACGGAGCCCGAGAAGGTGTTGCCGACGATCCGGTCGCGCACCCACCACTATCCGTTCCGGCTGCTCGCCCCCAAGACCATGCGGGGCCTGCTCGAACGCATCTGCGCGCAGGAGGACGTGCTCGTCGACGACGCGGTGTACCCGCTGGTCATCCGGGCCGGCGGCGGCTCGCCGCGAGACACCCTGTCGGTACTCGACCAGCTGCTGGCCGGTTCCGACGGCAATCGCGTGGTCTATGCGCGGGCGCTGGCCCTGCTGGGGGCGACCGACCTGGCGCTGATCGACGCGTCGGTGGACGCGTTGGCCGCCGGGGATGCCGCGGCGCTGTTCGGCGCCGTCGAATCGCTCATCGACGCGGGCCACGATCCCCGGCGCTTCGCCACCGACCTGCTCGAACGGTTCCGCGACCTCATCGTCCTGCAGGCCGTGCCCGACGCGGCGGCACGCGGCGTCGTCGACGCTCCGGACGACGTGCTCGAGCGGATGCGCGACCAGGCGGCCCGGCTGGGCCCGGCGACCCTGACGCGCTACGCCGAGGTGGTGCACGCCGGGCTCGGCGAGATGCGCGGCGCGACCGCACCGCGCCTGCTACTGGAGGTGGTGTGCGCGCGTCTGCTCCTGCCGTCGGCGAGTGACACCGAGGCGGCTTTGCTGCAACGCATCGAGCGCATCGAAACGCGGATGAACGTGTCGATCCCCGCGGGCGAGGCATCGCAGGCCGCGGCAGCCGTGCAGGCGGCCCCCGCCAAGCAGTTCACCCGCAGGAGCCACGCCGTCGAGCCGGCCGCCCCGGCCGGTCCCGTCGCACCTGCCCCACCCGCACCGGCCGAACCCGCGCCCGCCGTCACCGTCGCGGCCGCCGAACCCGCACCGGTCGCAGCGGCCCCGCCCGTCCCCGAGCCGGCGCCGGTGACACCCGCCCCGGTCGCGTCGGCCGCCTCCGGTCAGCCGGACGCGGCGGCCGTGCGCACCATGTGGCCGACGGTCCGGGAGAAGGTCCGCGAGCGCAGGCGACCCACCGACGTCATGCTCGACGGCGCCATCGTCGTCGCGGTCGAAGGCGACACCCTGGTGCTGAGCCACGTCTCCGCGCCGCTGGCGAAGCGCCTCAACGAGACCCGCAACGTCGAGATCATCAGGGACTCCCTGAAGGACGCGCTCGGGGTGAACTGGAACATCCGCTGTGAGGCCGGGTCGCCCACCGAGGCGGCGGCGCCGACACGCCCCCAGCAGCAACCGGTCGCCGCACCGCCCCCTCCGCCGGAGGAGGACGACGAGGAGAGCATGCTCGCTCAGGCCGTCCACGAGGAGACCGGACCGCGCCGCGACCCCGAGGAGGTCGCGCTGGAACTCCTACAGAGCGAGCTGGGCGCCCGCCGGATCGACGGCTAG
- a CDS encoding aminotransferase class I/II-fold pyridoxal phosphate-dependent enzyme: protein MSFPSLGRDELQAQHEAQRRSYAELQAKKLSLDLTRGKPSPAQLDLSNELLALPGTEYRDGDGTDTRNYGGLHGLPELRGIFSELLGIPVPNLIAGNNASLEMMHDAVVFSLLHGAVDSPRPWRDEPELKFLCPAPGYDRHFAITESYGIEMVPVPMLEDGPDVGLIEEIVAEDPAVKGMWCVPVYSNPTGTTYSWENVRRLVQMRTAATDFRLFWDNAYAVHTLTHDFVKNVDVLGLAAKAGNQNRPYVFASTSKITFAGAGVSFFGGSLGNIAWYLQHNGKKTIGPDKVNQLRHLRFFGDADGVRLHMRKHQQLLAPKFALVARILEDRLGPSKIASWTDPKGGYFVSLDVWPGTARRTVALAKDAGIAVTEAGASFPYRKDPEDKNIRIAPSFPSTPDLTEAIDGLATCALLAATEVLLTGD from the coding sequence GTGTCGTTCCCGTCCCTCGGCCGCGACGAACTCCAGGCGCAGCACGAGGCGCAACGTCGCAGCTACGCCGAGCTGCAGGCCAAGAAGCTGAGCCTGGACCTCACGCGCGGCAAGCCGTCCCCGGCCCAGCTCGACCTGTCCAACGAGCTCCTGGCGCTGCCCGGCACCGAGTACCGCGACGGTGACGGCACCGACACCCGCAACTACGGCGGGCTGCACGGACTGCCCGAACTGCGGGGCATCTTCTCCGAACTGCTCGGCATCCCGGTCCCCAATCTGATCGCCGGCAACAACGCGAGCCTCGAGATGATGCACGACGCCGTGGTGTTCTCCCTGTTGCACGGCGCCGTCGACTCGCCGCGGCCGTGGCGAGACGAGCCCGAGCTGAAGTTCCTCTGCCCGGCCCCTGGCTACGACCGACACTTCGCCATCACCGAGAGCTACGGCATCGAGATGGTGCCGGTGCCGATGCTCGAGGACGGTCCCGACGTCGGGCTGATCGAGGAGATCGTCGCCGAGGACCCGGCCGTCAAGGGCATGTGGTGCGTCCCGGTCTACTCCAACCCGACGGGCACGACCTACTCCTGGGAGAACGTTCGTCGCCTGGTCCAAATGCGCACGGCCGCAACAGATTTCCGACTGTTCTGGGACAACGCCTACGCCGTGCACACGCTCACCCACGACTTCGTCAAGAACGTCGACGTGCTGGGCCTGGCCGCCAAGGCGGGCAACCAGAACCGGCCCTACGTGTTCGCGTCGACGTCGAAGATCACCTTCGCCGGGGCGGGCGTCAGCTTCTTCGGCGGGTCGCTCGGCAACATCGCCTGGTACCTGCAGCACAACGGCAAGAAGACGATTGGCCCCGACAAGGTCAACCAGCTGCGGCACCTGCGCTTCTTCGGTGACGCCGACGGGGTGCGGTTGCACATGCGCAAGCATCAGCAACTCCTGGCGCCCAAGTTCGCCCTCGTCGCGCGGATCCTGGAGGACCGACTGGGCCCGTCGAAGATCGCGTCCTGGACCGATCCCAAGGGCGGGTACTTCGTGAGCCTCGACGTGTGGCCGGGGACCGCGCGCCGGACCGTGGCGCTGGCCAAGGATGCGGGTATCGCGGTCACCGAGGCGGGAGCGTCGTTCCCGTATCGAAAGGACCCGGAGGACAAGAACATTCGGATCGCACCGTCGTTCCCGTCGACACCGGATCTGACCGAGGCGATCGACGGTCTCGCGACGTGCGCGCTGCTGGCCGCGACCGAGGTTCTGCTCACGGGTGACTAG
- a CDS encoding S1C family serine protease produces the protein MRRFHTRWRMVVAVVATVASAALVAPPTSALAAPQDLSAVATQTEPTVARIDTTINYQHAIGAGTGIVLDPSGTLLTNFHVVQGADTITGTVEGRSYPADLVGYDRNRDIAVIQLRGAGGLPVAQLGDSSRLAVGDPVVALGNARGSGSPLTREAGQVVGFGRTINAKDELTGASNQATGLIEFAAPVRAGDSGGPVVDSAGQVVGVTTAATVNFRMDPGGSGFAIPINDALATANQIRSRQATDTVHIGPPTLLGVGVNGKNQPDNLPGVIIFEVLPGGPAQQAGLHDGDVLLSIDGEQLNSATALTNVLDRHYSGDVVDLVWINRAGQQLTGKATLSS, from the coding sequence ATGCGCAGGTTCCACACCAGGTGGCGGATGGTCGTCGCGGTGGTGGCCACGGTCGCCTCGGCGGCTCTGGTGGCTCCGCCCACGTCGGCCCTCGCCGCCCCGCAGGACCTGTCCGCCGTGGCCACGCAGACCGAACCCACGGTCGCGCGCATCGACACGACGATCAACTACCAGCACGCGATCGGCGCGGGTACGGGCATCGTGCTCGACCCGAGCGGGACGCTGCTCACCAACTTCCACGTCGTGCAGGGTGCGGACACCATCACCGGGACGGTCGAGGGGCGGTCCTACCCCGCCGACCTGGTGGGGTACGACCGCAACCGGGACATCGCGGTCATCCAGCTGCGCGGTGCGGGCGGCCTGCCCGTTGCCCAGCTCGGCGACTCCTCTCGGCTGGCCGTCGGCGATCCCGTGGTGGCGCTCGGCAACGCCAGGGGGTCGGGCAGTCCGCTGACCCGCGAGGCCGGCCAGGTGGTCGGGTTCGGGCGCACCATCAACGCCAAGGACGAGCTGACGGGCGCCTCGAACCAGGCGACCGGGTTGATCGAGTTCGCCGCGCCCGTGCGCGCCGGTGACTCCGGTGGTCCGGTCGTCGACAGTGCGGGCCAGGTCGTCGGCGTGACGACGGCGGCCACGGTCAACTTCCGGATGGACCCGGGCGGCTCCGGCTTCGCGATCCCGATCAACGATGCGCTGGCCACCGCGAACCAGATCCGGTCGCGGCAGGCGACCGACACCGTGCACATCGGGCCGCCGACGCTGCTCGGCGTGGGGGTCAATGGCAAGAACCAACCCGACAACCTGCCGGGCGTCATCATCTTCGAGGTGTTGCCGGGTGGTCCGGCCCAGCAGGCCGGGCTGCACGACGGCGACGTCCTGCTGAGCATCGACGGCGAACAGCTGAACTCCGCGACCGCGCTGACCAACGTCCTGGACCGCCACTACTCCGGTGACGTCGTCGATCTGGTGTGGATCAACCGGGCCGGCCAGCAGCTGACCGGGAAGGCGACGCTGTCGTCCTAG